The genomic region TTCGCCCGCCACCTCAAGGACGAGGCTGATCGCCGGGACGAGCAGGGGATCGCCGCCGAGGAGGGCCGGCCGCGCCGGTTCGCCTACCCACCGAACCTGCTGGTGGTCGACGGCGGCGCACCCCAGGTGGCCGCCGCCAGCCGGTCACTGACGGAACTCGGCATCGTCGACGTCGCCGTGTGCGGCCTGGCCAAGCGCATGGAGGAGGTGTGGCTGCCCGGCGACAGCGATCCGGTCATCCTGCCCCGCACCTCGGAGGCGCTCTACCTCCTCCAGCGGGTGCGGGACGAGGCGCATAGGTTCGCGATCACGTACCACCGGCAGAAGCGGTCCAGCAGCATGCTGGTGTCGATGTTGGACGACGTCCCCGGCCTCGGGGAGTCGCGGCGGAAGGCGCTGATGAAGCAGTTCGGTTCACTCAAGCGGCTGCGGGCCGCCACCGTCGAGGAGCTGACGGCGGTGCCCGGCATCGGGCGGCGGACGGCCGAGGCGGTGCAGGCCGCCATCGCGGTCCCCGGGGAGGACGCGACCGCGGTCCCCGGGGAGGACGCGACCGCGGCGCCGGGAGTGACCGAGTCGGCGACGGCACCTCAGGGCCCGGCCGAGCGCGGCGCGCTGCGCGACGGGGCCGGGGAGACCGCCGAGGTCGGCCGGGTGGCGTCGTGACCTCAGGGTCCGCCAGCGGCCTGGACGGTTCCGCCCCGCCGCCGGACGTTCCCGGCGGTCCGGCGGGACCGCAGAGCGACGTCGAGCCGGCGCTCGATCCCACGACCACGGAGGTCCAGCCGCTCGAGGTCGTCGTCGTCACCGGGCTCTCCGGCGCGGGCAAGCTCAGCGCGGGCCGTGTCCTGGAGGACCTCGGCTGGTTCGTCGTCGACAATCTCCCCCCGGCGCTGCTCCAGCCGATGGTCGAGCTGGGTGCACGCGGGGACATCCGCCGCTTCGCCGCCGTCGTGGACGTGCGCAGCCGTGCCTTCTCCAGCGACCTACAGGAGTCGATCCGGGTGCTGGCCGACGCGGGCAACCGCCCGCGGGTGATCTACGTGCACGCCCGGGACGAGGTCCTCGTGCGCCGGTACGAGTCGGTGCGGCGCGAGCACCCGCTGCAGGGGAACGGGACGCTGATCGACGGGATCTCCGAGGAGCGGGCCCTGCTCACCGGTATCGCCGGGGATGCCGACCTGTGGGTCGACACCAGCGACCTCAACGTCCACCAGCTGCGGGCGACCCTGGAGAACGCCTTCGCCCGCGAGGGCCGGACGCAGCCGCTGACCGCGACCGTCATGAGCTTCGGGTTCAAGTACGGACTGCCGCTCGACGCGGACCTCGTCGTCGACGCCCGCTTCCTGCCGAACCCGCACTGGATCCCGGAGCTGCGGCCGAGGACCGGCAGGGACGCCGAGGTCAGCGCCTACGTGCTGGGCCAGGACGACGCCGGGGAGTTCCTGGACCGGTACACCGACGTGCTGCGGTTGCTGATCCCCGGCTATCGCCGCGAGGGCAAGCGCTACCTGACCCTGGCCGTCGGCTGCACGGGCGGCAAGCACCGCAGCGTGGCCATCGCCGAGGAGTTCGCCCGGCGGCTCACCGCGGAGGGGCTCACCGCGGCGGCCCGGCACCGCGATCTGGGCCGCGAGTAGTGGGCGGCGAGTAGTGGGCAGCGAGCCCCGGGTCGTCGCGTTCGGCGGCGGGCACGGCCTGGCCGCGGCGCTGGCGGCGTGGCGGCGGATCACCCAGGAGCTGACCGCGGTGGTCACCGTCGCCGACGACGGCGGTTCCTCCGGCCGGATCCGGCGCGAGATGCCCATGCTGCCGCCCGGGGATCTCCGGATGGCCCTGGCGGCGCTGGCGGGCGACACTCCGCGGGGGGCGGAGCTGGCCGCGCTCCTGCAGCACCGGCTGGGGGGCACCGGCGTCCTGGCCGGGCATCCGGTGGGCAACCTCATGCTCACCGGGCTCACCGAGATGCACGGCGGGGAGATCACCCGCGCCCTCGACGATCTCGGTGAGTTGCTCGGTTGCTGCGGTCGGGTCCTGCCGATGGCCGACGTGCCGCTCGACCTCGTGGCCCGGGTGGAGACCACCGACCCCGACGACCCCGAGCGCACCCGCACCATCAAGGGACAGGTCGCCATCGCCGCCACCCCGGGGCACGTGAGGGAGATCCTCGTCTCTCCGCCGGACCCTCCGGTGCACGCCGCCGTCCTCGAGGCGATCGCAGCGGCGGACGTGGTCTCGCTCGGTCCGGGGTCCTGGTACACCTCGGTACTGCCGCACCTCCTCGTGCCGAGACTGCGCGCTGCACTGGCTGCCGCGCAGGCCCGCGTGGTGGTGGTGCTGAACTTGGTACCGCAGCCCGGCGAGACCGACGGGTTCTCTCCGGAGGAGCACCTGAATGTCCTGCGGGCGCATCTGGGCGGAGTGGCGTTGCACACGGTGATCGCGGATGCTGACTCGGTGGTTGACCGTCGTGGTCTCCTGTCTGCGGTGCGCGAGTGCGGTGCCGAGCTCGTTCTGGCTCCGGTCGCCGAACTCGACGGCGCACCACGGCACGATCCCGTGCGACTGTCCGCTGCGCTGGCCTCCGTGGCCGGCGTCCGGTGAGGGAGTACGGGTGTCCGATCGGGTATCGGAACTGATGGCGACAGCTTTCGATCCTGGGCGGTCGGTACAAGGGGGAAGGGGACGCCGCACATGGCGATGACCGCAATGGTCAAGGACGAGCTCTCACGGGTCGAGTGCACGAAGACCTCGGAGCGCAAGGCAGAGGTCACCGCGCTGCTGCGCTTCTCCGGTGGCCTGCACATCGTGGGTGGCCGGGTGGTCATCGAGGCCGAACTCGACACGGGCTCGGTGGCCAGGCGCCTGCGCCGCGACATCAGCGAGGTCTACGGCTACACGAGCGGGGTGAGCGTGCTCGCCGGCGGCAACATCCGCCGCGGCGTGCGCTACCTCGTTCGGATCGCCAAGCACGGGGAGGGTCTGGCCCGCCAGACCGGGCTGGTCGACCAGCGCGGCCGGCCGGTCCGCGGCCTGCCGCCGTCGGTGGTCTCCGGCGGCATCAACGACGCCGAGGCGGCGTGGCGCGGGGCCTTCCTGGCGCACGGATCGCTCACCGAGCCCGGTCGGTCCTCCTCGCTGGAGGTCACCTGCCCCGGGCCCGAGGCGGCCATGGCGCTCGTCGGCGCCGCGCGCCGGCTGGGCATCCCGGCGAAGGCCCGTGAGGTCCGCGGCGCCGACCGGGTCGTCATCCGCGACGGCGACGCGATCAGCGCCCTGCTGACCCGCATGGGCGCGCACGACGCCGTCCTCGCCTGGGAGGAGCGGCGGATGCGCCGCGAGGTCCGGGCCACGGCCAACCGGCTGGCGAACTTCGACGACGCGAACCTGCGCCGCTCCGCCCGCGCCGCGGTGGCCGCGAGTGCCCGCGTGGAGCGTGCGCTGGAGATCCTGGCCAACGACGCGCCGGAGCACCTGCTCGTGGCCGGGCGGCTGCGGCTGGAGTTCGGTCAGGCGTCGCTGGAGGAGCTCGGGCAGCGCGCCGATCCGCCGATGACGAAGGACGCCGTCGCCGGGCGGATCCGCCGCCTGCTGGCCATGGCCGACAAGCGGGCCAAGGACCTCGGCATCCCGGACACGGAGTCCGTCGTCACCGACGACATGCTCGCGCAGTAGCCCCTCCGCGAGCCCAGCCGTTCGACGTCCTCCCTCACCGTGCGGGGTCCTCCCTCACCGTCGACGCTGAGGTAGGACCCTCGA from Blastococcus colisei harbors:
- the rapZ gene encoding RNase adapter RapZ, whose protein sequence is MTSGSASGLDGSAPPPDVPGGPAGPQSDVEPALDPTTTEVQPLEVVVVTGLSGAGKLSAGRVLEDLGWFVVDNLPPALLQPMVELGARGDIRRFAAVVDVRSRAFSSDLQESIRVLADAGNRPRVIYVHARDEVLVRRYESVRREHPLQGNGTLIDGISEERALLTGIAGDADLWVDTSDLNVHQLRATLENAFAREGRTQPLTATVMSFGFKYGLPLDADLVVDARFLPNPHWIPELRPRTGRDAEVSAYVLGQDDAGEFLDRYTDVLRLLIPGYRREGKRYLTLAVGCTGGKHRSVAIAEEFARRLTAEGLTAAARHRDLGRE
- the whiA gene encoding DNA-binding protein WhiA, producing the protein MAMTAMVKDELSRVECTKTSERKAEVTALLRFSGGLHIVGGRVVIEAELDTGSVARRLRRDISEVYGYTSGVSVLAGGNIRRGVRYLVRIAKHGEGLARQTGLVDQRGRPVRGLPPSVVSGGINDAEAAWRGAFLAHGSLTEPGRSSSLEVTCPGPEAAMALVGAARRLGIPAKAREVRGADRVVIRDGDAISALLTRMGAHDAVLAWEERRMRREVRATANRLANFDDANLRRSARAAVAASARVERALEILANDAPEHLLVAGRLRLEFGQASLEELGQRADPPMTKDAVAGRIRRLLAMADKRAKDLGIPDTESVVTDDMLAQ
- a CDS encoding gluconeogenesis factor YvcK family protein — protein: MGSEPRVVAFGGGHGLAAALAAWRRITQELTAVVTVADDGGSSGRIRREMPMLPPGDLRMALAALAGDTPRGAELAALLQHRLGGTGVLAGHPVGNLMLTGLTEMHGGEITRALDDLGELLGCCGRVLPMADVPLDLVARVETTDPDDPERTRTIKGQVAIAATPGHVREILVSPPDPPVHAAVLEAIAAADVVSLGPGSWYTSVLPHLLVPRLRAALAAAQARVVVVLNLVPQPGETDGFSPEEHLNVLRAHLGGVALHTVIADADSVVDRRGLLSAVRECGAELVLAPVAELDGAPRHDPVRLSAALASVAGVR